In Psychrobacter ciconiae, the following are encoded in one genomic region:
- a CDS encoding YidX family protein has product MIGVSMAALITASGCATSALLENDRQTTKTVKTTLSEDNIIAFGRPAQNLPNLPSASMVIVGYKNSYVLTDGGRQMTTLLTNLTPKNIQVDNDMTFLVPNNDGHFQGAMKLSYAKLKDEFDRRDYQFFLQNGGQDCTTKSDERILAQRFCFTVPVKGVIYPPVSNLARIQSQYRALSRPYSVSFYTMSQPSPSSQSRGNSGAQKLVLLPFALAFDVITFPLQVLGGVAN; this is encoded by the coding sequence ATGATAGGGGTATCAATGGCAGCGCTGATTACGGCGTCAGGCTGTGCGACCAGTGCATTACTTGAAAATGACCGCCAAACGACCAAAACGGTGAAAACCACATTGAGCGAGGATAATATCATCGCCTTTGGTCGACCGGCGCAAAACTTGCCTAACTTACCCAGCGCCAGTATGGTGATTGTGGGCTATAAAAACAGTTATGTGCTAACCGATGGCGGTCGCCAAATGACCACGCTGCTAACCAATTTGACGCCAAAAAACATTCAAGTTGATAATGACATGACCTTTTTAGTTCCTAACAATGATGGTCATTTTCAAGGTGCGATGAAACTGTCTTATGCTAAGCTAAAAGATGAGTTTGACCGCCGCGATTATCAGTTCTTTTTGCAAAATGGCGGTCAGGATTGCACCACAAAAAGTGATGAGCGGATTTTAGCGCAGCGTTTTTGCTTTACCGTTCCTGTAAAAGGGGTGATTTACCCGCCGGTGAGCAATTTGGCTCGGATTCAAAGCCAATATCGAGCCTTAAGTCGACCTTACTCTGTGAGTTTTTATACGATGAGTCAGCCGTCGCCAAGCTCCCAAAGTCGCGGTAACAGTGGGGCACAAAAATTGGTACTACTGCCGTTTGCTTTAGCCTTTGATGTGATTACTTTTCCGCTGCAAGTGTTAGGGGGCGTGGCAAACTAG
- a CDS encoding lytic murein transglycosylase, with amino-acid sequence MMRNPLYLAIFPVLFLAGCASQQPTQVPQKPVRNANVQITESQKVQKPKPVVVAPKPVTPTPQPKTHYSSFEDWKADFSRRAIASGQNPSDVQRLLASASLNQQVISLDSGQPEFSKMPWDYADSAASDGRVSTGRRKFSEQSTYLYGLQSRYGVNAEIIAAIWGMESSFGAVTGNSYLPSALASLAYDGRRREFAESQLLALMTLLQRGDVPWSQLDGSWAGGMGQTQFIPATWLKHGVDGDNNGHKNPWSTADALASTANYLSNSGWVRDLAPFYEVRLPAGFDYSTVGTKLPAARWAALGVDTIDDVFLNANTQMELWLPAGKEGPALLLSPNFDVIKVYNNSSNYALGVSLLARAINNQAGLRQPWPRHERALSTSQVTQLQNRLTQAGYDTKGADGIIGTNTKKAFQRWQADNGQIPDGFISQRSAAALTSW; translated from the coding sequence ATGATGAGAAATCCCCTTTATCTTGCTATATTTCCCGTTTTATTTTTAGCAGGATGCGCAAGCCAACAGCCCACCCAAGTCCCTCAAAAGCCGGTTCGTAATGCCAACGTTCAAATTACTGAAAGCCAAAAGGTTCAAAAGCCAAAACCTGTCGTGGTAGCACCAAAGCCAGTAACGCCAACGCCCCAACCAAAAACCCATTACTCAAGCTTTGAAGATTGGAAAGCTGACTTTAGCCGTAGGGCGATTGCCTCAGGTCAAAACCCCTCAGACGTTCAGCGCTTATTAGCGTCAGCAAGTCTAAATCAGCAAGTCATCTCTTTAGACTCAGGACAGCCCGAATTTTCTAAAATGCCTTGGGATTATGCCGATTCAGCCGCCTCTGATGGTCGGGTGAGTACCGGTCGCCGCAAGTTTTCTGAACAAAGCACTTATTTATATGGCTTGCAATCGCGCTATGGTGTCAACGCTGAGATTATCGCGGCGATTTGGGGCATGGAATCGTCTTTTGGTGCCGTGACTGGCAACAGTTATTTGCCAAGCGCGCTTGCAAGCCTTGCTTATGATGGTCGCCGCCGTGAGTTTGCCGAATCACAGCTGCTTGCGTTGATGACTTTGCTTCAGCGCGGCGATGTGCCGTGGTCTCAACTTGACGGCTCTTGGGCAGGGGGAATGGGACAAACCCAGTTTATCCCTGCTACTTGGCTTAAACACGGTGTTGATGGCGATAATAATGGTCATAAAAATCCGTGGTCAACCGCCGATGCCCTTGCCTCCACTGCCAACTATTTAAGCAACTCAGGTTGGGTTCGTGACCTTGCGCCCTTTTATGAGGTTAGACTGCCTGCAGGGTTTGACTACTCAACCGTAGGCACAAAGCTGCCGGCGGCAAGATGGGCGGCGCTTGGCGTTGATACTATTGATGATGTTTTTTTAAATGCCAACACCCAAATGGAGCTTTGGCTTCCTGCCGGAAAAGAAGGACCGGCGCTACTGCTTAGTCCAAACTTTGATGTCATTAAGGTATATAACAACTCCTCAAACTACGCGCTTGGGGTCAGTTTATTGGCGCGCGCCATCAATAATCAAGCAGGTCTGCGTCAGCCTTGGCCACGCCATGAGCGAGCACTGTCAACCAGTCAAGTCACTCAGCTACAAAACCGCTTGACGCAAGCTGGTTATGACACCAAAGGCGCTGATGGCATTATCGGCACCAATACCAAAAAAGCCTTTCAGCGTTGGCAAGCAGACAACGGTCAAATCCCAGACGGCTTTATCTCACAGCGTAGCGCGGCAGCGTTGACCTCTTGGTGA
- the gcvT gene encoding glycine cleavage system aminomethyltransferase GcvT: MTEASTTAPQRTPLYQSHVDSSGKMVDFSGWELPIHYGSQIDEHEAVRTDAGMFDVSHMVVVDVSGSQSKAWLQKLLANDVNKLKTVGKALYSPMLNDNGGIIDDLIVYLSNEEETAYRIVSNAATRDKDMAQFEKVAKDFDVKLNERLDLAMIAVQGPNAISKLIQVKPDWQETVAGLKPFVGADLSDIEGDNWFVAKTGYTGEDGVEVIMPNDAAPEFFELLKKNGVKPAGLGARDTLRMEAGMNLYGHDMDDNVSPYECNMGWTLALKDDRDFIGREALVNNRQASKDNNTAMKQVGLLMTARGVLREGMTVTINQGTDHEQTGIITSGTFSPSLKNSIAIARVPANVTKDDAVQIDLRGKGKFVDVRVIDLPFVRNGKQQFD; this comes from the coding sequence ATGACTGAAGCTTCTACAACTGCCCCACAGCGCACACCGCTTTATCAGTCTCACGTGGATAGCAGCGGCAAAATGGTCGATTTTTCAGGTTGGGAGCTGCCCATTCATTACGGCTCGCAAATTGATGAACACGAAGCCGTCCGCACCGATGCCGGTATGTTTGACGTGTCGCACATGGTGGTGGTCGATGTCAGCGGTAGCCAAAGCAAAGCTTGGTTGCAAAAGCTTCTAGCAAACGATGTTAATAAGCTAAAAACCGTTGGAAAAGCGCTGTATTCGCCTATGCTTAACGACAATGGCGGCATCATTGATGATTTAATCGTTTATTTGTCGAATGAGGAAGAAACCGCTTATCGTATCGTCTCAAACGCGGCAACTCGCGACAAAGATATGGCACAATTTGAAAAAGTCGCTAAAGACTTTGATGTTAAGTTAAATGAGCGCCTAGACTTGGCAATGATTGCCGTTCAAGGACCAAATGCCATTTCAAAGCTTATCCAAGTTAAACCTGACTGGCAAGAAACAGTTGCCGGATTAAAGCCGTTTGTTGGTGCAGATTTAAGCGATATTGAAGGTGACAATTGGTTCGTCGCTAAAACCGGTTATACCGGTGAAGATGGCGTCGAGGTCATCATGCCAAACGACGCTGCCCCTGAGTTTTTTGAACTTCTTAAGAAAAACGGCGTGAAGCCGGCAGGGCTTGGCGCTCGTGATACGCTTCGCATGGAAGCCGGCATGAACCTTTACGGTCATGATATGGATGACAATGTCAGCCCTTACGAGTGCAACATGGGCTGGACGCTTGCGCTCAAAGATGACCGCGATTTTATTGGTCGTGAGGCTTTAGTTAACAACCGTCAAGCGTCAAAAGACAACAATACGGCTATGAAGCAAGTGGGGCTATTGATGACAGCGCGCGGCGTGCTTCGTGAAGGCATGACTGTGACTATCAATCAAGGCACAGACCACGAACAAACTGGCATCATCACCAGCGGAACTTTTTCGCCAAGCCTTAAAAACTCTATCGCTATCGCTCGCGTTCCTGCCAACGTCACCAAAGATGACGCCGTTCAGATTGATTTGCGCGGCAAAGGCAAATTTGTTGATGTTCGCGTGATTGATTTGCCGTTTGTTCGTAATGGCAAGCAGCAATTCGACTGA